The following are encoded together in the Vigna unguiculata cultivar IT97K-499-35 chromosome 2, ASM411807v1, whole genome shotgun sequence genome:
- the LOC114170281 gene encoding probable xyloglucan endotransglucosylase/hydrolase protein 6 — protein MSMPIINTFGNIGLYVFLLSWFLVSAVCVWGRPATFVQDFQVAWSESHIKQIDQGRAIQLILDQNSGCGFASKSKYMFGRVTMKIKLIPGDSAGTVTAFYMNSDTDTVRDELDFEFLGNRSGEPYTVQTNIYAHGKGDREQRVNLWFDPSADFHSYTIMWNHHHIVFYVDDFPIRVYKNNEAKGIPYPKMQAMGVYSTLWEADNWATRGGLEKIDWSKAPFYAYYKDFDIEGCPSPGPANCASNQSNWWEGATYQALNAMEARRYRWVRLNHMIYDYCQDKPRYTVTPPECLAGI, from the exons ATGTCCATGCCAATCATCAACACTTTTGGAAACATTGGTCTCTATGTTTTTTTACTGTCATGGTTTCTCGTATCTGCTGTGTGTGTTTGGGGACGACCAGCCACTTTTGTGCAAGACTTTCAAGTCGCGTGGTCAGAGTCTCATATCAAGCAAATTGATCAAGGCAGGGCCATACAACTCATTCTCGACCAAAACTCTG GTTGCGGTTTTGCTTCCAAGAGTAAGTACATGTTTGGCCGTGTTACCAtgaaaatcaaacttatacctGGAGATTCTGCAGGAACTGTCACTGCATTTTAC ATGAACTCTGACACCGACACTGTACGTGACGAGCTGGATTTTGAGTTCTTGGGGAACCGTAGCGGTGAGCCTTACACAGTTCAGACAAATATCTACGCTCATGGAAAAGGGGATAGAGAGCAAAGGGTGAACCTCTGGTTTGATCCTTCCGCGGATTTTCACTCTTATACTATCATGTGGAACCATCACCATATTGT GTTCTACGTGGATGATTTTCCCATTAGAGTGTACAAGAACAATGAAGCGAAGGGAATCCCGTACCCAAAGATGCAGGCTATGGGAGTGTATTCGACGTTGTGGGAAGCTGATAACTGGGCAACAAGAGGGGGATTGGAGAAAATCGATTGGAGTAAGGCACCATTTTATGCGTATTACAAGGACTTTGACATTGAAGGGTGCCCAAGTCCAGGACCTGCAAACTGTGCCTCTAATCAGAGTAATTGGTGGGAAGGGGCTACATACCAAGCTCTTAACGCCATGGAAGCTCGAAGGTACAGGTGGGTTCGTCTTAACCATATGATCTATGATTACTGCCAAGATAAGCCAAGGTACACAGTGACCCCACCAGAGTGCCTTGCCGGCATTTAA